A window of the Cannabis sativa cultivar Pink pepper isolate KNU-18-1 chromosome X, ASM2916894v1, whole genome shotgun sequence genome harbors these coding sequences:
- the LOC115711214 gene encoding protein RICE SALT SENSITIVE 3: MESRLPMLNCLLQHTLRNLCAYSDSSTSSKWVYAVFWRTSPRNYPPPKWDYGGGALERSKGNKRNWILVWEDGFCDFYECEQAGSGYVKGRFGADVFFKLSHEVYNYGEGLVGKVAADNSHKWIFRDPSNEGDPSFISSWNLSVEPQPRAWESQFKSGIQTIALISVREGIIQLGSFDKIVEDLNLVINIQRKFTYLQSIPGVFSMQRPYLSIQHHYSLKPNTQTIETHQDSSPLSIHEKRQSTGLKRLFNEISDDFPTKSINLGWNTPQNGISGSSTLWPVPPLLPSMSCSLGALLSKLPSVFPNYNFTEANNDTAVPAPDNNPTTTINKNYSTTEINGGNIKLETSFLGEFQDEKVMDLGFAPVREQGKNQQGAINLN, translated from the exons TCAACTTCTTCCAAATGGGTCTACGCAGTCTTTTGGAGGACCTCGCCTCGGAATTATCCTCCTCCCAA GTGGGATTATGGAGGTGGTGCTCTTGAGCGATCAAAAGGGAACAAAAGGAACTG GATTCTCGTTTGGGAAGATGGGTTCTGTGACTTTTATGAGTGTGAGCAAGCTGGCAGTGGATACGTTAAAGGGAGGTTTGGAGCTGATGTTTTCTTCAAATTGTCCCATGAAGTATATAATTATGGAGAAGG GTTAGTGGGAAAAGTGGCAGCAGACAATAGTCACAAATGGATTTTCAGAGATCCATCAAATGAAGGTGATCCTAGCTTCATCTCTTCATGGAATCTATCAGTAGAACCG CAACCAAGAGCATGGGAGTCTCAATTCAAGTCAGGCATTCAG ACTATAGCACTCATTTCAGTTAGAGAAGGCATAATTCAACTCGGGTCATTTGATAAG ATTGTGGAGGATCTTAATCTAGTTATCAACATACAGAGGAAATTCACCTATCTCCAAAGCATACCAGGGGTATTTTCCATGCAAAGGCCATACCTATCAATCCAACACCATTACTCACTAAAACCAAATACACAAACAATCGAAACGCATCAAGATTCATCACCTTTATCAATCCATGAGAAGCGCCAATCAACTGGGctaaaaagattgtttaatgaGATATCAGACGATTTTCCTACTAAGTCCATCAACTTGGGTTGGAATACTCCACAAAATGGCATATCGGGATCAAGCACTCTCTGGCCAGTTCCACCTCTACTACCTTCCATGTCATGCAGTCTTGGAGCCCTTTTGTCCAAACTACCTTCTGTATTCCCAAACTATAATTTCACAGAAGCAAATAATGACACTGCAGTGCCTGCACCAGATAACAACCCCACCACCACCATCAACAAAAATTATTCCACCACTGAAATTAATGGTGGTAACATAAAACTGGAAACTTCCTTTCTTGGTGAATTTCAAGATGAAAAGGTAATGGACTTAGGTTTTGCTCCTGTGAGAGAACAAGGAAAGAATCAGCAGGGTGCAATAAATCTCAATTAA